Within Cyanobacteriota bacterium, the genomic segment AGACACACGTAAAATCAGCATTCCCTAGTTTTCAGATTGCCTTGGGGCTACTGTTGCTTTTGTCATTAGCCTTACGATTTTGGGGACTTGGGCGCTTTAACATGCTGGTGTTTGACGAGGTGTATTACGCTAAGTTTGCCAATAATTACCTAACCCAAACTCCCTTCTTTGATGGGCATCCCCCCTTAAGTAAGTACTTAATTGCCATCGGCATCTGGATTGGGAATCGGTTACCGATCGGGCAAGATACCGTCAACACCCTAACTGGTTCAACCCTTTCAACCTTTAGTTATCGATGGCTGAATGCACTGCTAGGATCACTCATCCCGTTAGTCGTGGCCGGTATTGCCTACCAAATTAGCTATCGCCGCAGTTTTGCCTTGCTAGCAGGGTACTTCACGGCCCTAGACGGGTTATTGTTAGTGGAGTCGCGCTACGCCCTTAACAATGTCCACCTCTTATTATTTGGGTTACTAGGGCATTGGTGCTTACTATTAGCAGTTAATCCTCGCGTTCATCAGCAACTTCCTTGGTTGATACTATCGGGCATCAACTTTGGCTGCTCGATCGCCATCAAATGGAATGGACTGTGGTTTTTATTAGGAGTCTATGCCATCTGGGCGATCGCTTGGATAGTGCGATTTTTTCAGCATCGCCGACCTCGCCATCTGTCTGTGGCTGACCAGCTATCATCAGCATCAACTCTATCGGTGGCTGATCGTCTTACCCAACTGTCGCTGCCCAAGGTGATGATTTTTCTGGGCGTTCTCCCCGTTGTCATCTATAGCCTACTGTGGATTCCACATCTGACCCTGAGTCCAGACTACAACTTTGTGGAGGTACACCAACAGATTCTCAGCTATCACCAGCGAATTGGTGGCATGACTCCCTATGCTGATCCCAATTGCACACCTTGGCACAAAGCCTTTTTCACCAAAACACTATCTGCTCCACTCTGCATCCCCAAAATTCATCCCTATTGCTCACCATGGCTGACGTGGATTTTTATGCTGCGGCCTGTTGTCTATCTTTACGAAACAGCTCGTAACACCGCAGAACCGATACCCGTAAACCCACCGCCATCCCCTAGTGAGACTCAGGTTGTCTATGATGTTCATGCCATGGGAAATCCAATCCTATGGTGGGCTTCGTCGATCGCGATCGTGATACTCCTAGTCCAGCTAGGTCAACGTCTTTGGCGACAAGCAGTAACACGCACCCACGAGACCACCATGACCCCTCTACCAACCTCTGAGCAGCCTGTAGAAAAAGCCACTGCTCAGCAGCCTGTGCTCGAACTATGGAGCATTGGATACATGTTAGTAAATTATGCAGCCAATCTGTTGCCTTGGGTTAGGGTTAGTAGATGCGCTTTTCTGTACCACTACATGGGGGCAGGGGTATTTGCTACCTTGGCACTAGCATGGTGTTGTGATCAGTGGCTCCACGGAGATCAAGACTCGCGAATCAACACCTTGATGCTAATCGTGTTTATCATCCTAGCCTTTATATTCTGGCTACCCCTCTACCTAGGGCTACCGCTGTCCCCTGAGGCAGCACAACTTCGTCGCCTATTGCCGACTTGGTGATGACCACAAAATTCCCTGGAGTTACCGATTATGTTGACGAACGAGGAGTAGAAGCGCTGGCGTTATTATGTTGCGATCGGCTGCTGGCTGCCTCTGCCTGAAGCTGGTTACGACCATTACGAGTAATCCGTAACATTTCCACCAGCCGTTGCTCAATATCCCCAAGGGTACGATCAGCATACTCATCAGCCCCAGCTTGAATAGCATCTCGCTCGGCGATCGCCTGCCGCTGAATTTCTTGAGCCTTCTGTTGCGCTTGTCGCTCCATCCGCTCTAGCTCAGCTACCATCTGCTGCCGTGCAGCTTCGCAGTCCTGCTGAACTCGCTGCATGAGCTGACGTGCCTCCATCTCCGCTTGTTGAATAAT encodes:
- a CDS encoding phospholipid carrier-dependent glycosyltransferase → MAKTHVKSAFPSFQIALGLLLLLSLALRFWGLGRFNMLVFDEVYYAKFANNYLTQTPFFDGHPPLSKYLIAIGIWIGNRLPIGQDTVNTLTGSTLSTFSYRWLNALLGSLIPLVVAGIAYQISYRRSFALLAGYFTALDGLLLVESRYALNNVHLLLFGLLGHWCLLLAVNPRVHQQLPWLILSGINFGCSIAIKWNGLWFLLGVYAIWAIAWIVRFFQHRRPRHLSVADQLSSASTLSVADRLTQLSLPKVMIFLGVLPVVIYSLLWIPHLTLSPDYNFVEVHQQILSYHQRIGGMTPYADPNCTPWHKAFFTKTLSAPLCIPKIHPYCSPWLTWIFMLRPVVYLYETARNTAEPIPVNPPPSPSETQVVYDVHAMGNPILWWASSIAIVILLVQLGQRLWRQAVTRTHETTMTPLPTSEQPVEKATAQQPVLELWSIGYMLVNYAANLLPWVRVSRCAFLYHYMGAGVFATLALAWCCDQWLHGDQDSRINTLMLIVFIILAFIFWLPLYLGLPLSPEAAQLRRLLPTW